Proteins from a genomic interval of Trifolium pratense cultivar HEN17-A07 linkage group LG6, ARS_RC_1.1, whole genome shotgun sequence:
- the LOC123892260 gene encoding uncharacterized protein LOC123892260: MDEQRTLRQLAAPDVNYNGLCIQYTDVDIPFELKSGLIHLLPKFHGLAGEDPHKHLKEFQVVCSTPLRPEGITEDHIKLRAFPFSLQGVAKDWLYYLEPNSVSTWNDLKKVFLERYFPASRAASIRKEICGLLPMDRNILDAASGGALVDKTPAAAKALIENMSLNSQQFTTRNNSVSVNEIQSSSSSIKALETKFDARIDELTSLVKKLAVSKAQPAKVCGICTSSGHPTDTCPILQDETITELPQAYAAAAALYNQNRYNNPDLSTNKYHPSWRNHQNLQYGNQSQAAAPAAPPATSSLEDLVKQLAQRTDASIQNLTTQMGQMANAIGQLQAQGSGNLPTQTVPNPNVNVSAITLRSGRVSEPAPEKKKKKTVASSSAPEPPSVTIETEPEKERVYVPPIPFPQRVQKNIKKTVEEDKEILDVFRKCAVNIPLLDAIKQIPKYAKFLKDLCTHKRKLKENERISLGRNVSAFIQPKTGSSANVSVISQTMPEKCDDPGVFAIPCSIGDRKFENCMLDLGAGINVMPTSIYNNLDLGPLQPTGLIVQLANRSNARPAGKVEDVLVQVNDLILPADFYILDMEGETNSSRAPIILGRPFMRTARTKVDVYDGTMSMEFGDIVAKFNIFDAMKHPVEEHSVFYMDLVTNTNLCSVCAKIESDLQDNNIHTGEVVVNEAVCTVKVLDIPAAPTKHSHDKEKTTHFHDKMISKKKFSVGQKVLLFKSRLKDMVGKFRSKWIGPFVVTNVFPSGAIEIKSTAYQHGTVADRVFRMCKNEGSAMIGRVASLFWCIWHNLNDKIWNDNIQSPSQVGSRTFVVWNEWFTVHQLQRHNVVLVEDPRPVRWEKPRVG, translated from the exons ATGGATGAACAAAGAACACTAAGGCAGCTTGCTGCTCCTGATGTCAATTACAATGGTCTATGCATTCAATATACTGACGTTGATATTCCTTTTGAATTGAAATCTGGTTTGATACATTTGTTGCCCAAGTTTCATGGTCTTGCAGGTGAGGATCCGCATAAGCATTTGAAGGAATTTCAGGTAGTTTGTTCTACACCATTGAGGCCTGAAGGTATCACGGAAGACCACATCAAGTTGAGAGCCTTTCCATTCTCGTTACAAGGTGTTGCTAAAGACTGGCTCTACTACCTTGAGCCAAATTCTGTTTCAACTTGGAATGATCTGAAGAAGGTCTTTCTAGAGAGATACTTTCCCGCTTCTAGAGCAGCatcaatcagaaaagaaatatgcg GGTTGCTACCAATGGATCGAAACATTTTGGATGCTGCAAGTGGTGGAGCACTTGTTGATAAAACTCCAGCTGCTGCAAAGGCCTTGATCGAAAACATGTCACTCAACTCGCAACAGTTTACAACCAGAAATAATTCTGTAAGTGTAAATGAGATTcagtcttcctcttcctccatcAAGGCGCTCGAAACCAAGTTTGATGCTAGAATTGATGAACTTACTTCCTTGGTGAAAAAGTTGGCAGTTAGCAAAGCTCAACCAGCAAAAGTGTGTGGTATTTGTACTTCTTCTGGGCACCCGACTGATACATGCCCCATTCTACAAGATGAAACAATAACTGAGCTTCCTCAAGCATATGCTGCAGCAGCAGCCCTTTACAATCAAAACAGGTACAACAATCCTGACCTCTCCACCAACAAATATCACCCTAGTTGGAGGAATCATCAAAACCTTCAATATGGGAATCAGTCACAAGCTGCAGCCCCTGCTGCCCCACCAGCCACTTCTTCACTAGAAGACCTTGTCAAGCAACTGGCACAACGAACAGATGCTAGCATTCAAAACCTGACAACGCAGATGGGACAAATGGCCAATGCAATAGGCCAACTACAAGCTCAAGGCTCGGGTAACCTTCCTACACAAACAGTGCCGAATCCGAATGTGAATGTGAGTGCAATTACTTTGAGATCCGGAAGAGTGTCAGAACCAGctccagagaaaaagaagaagaaaaccgttGCATCATCATCTGCTCCTGAACCTCCTTCTGTTACAATTGAGACCGAAcccgaaaaagaaagagtatatGTGCCACCAATTCCTTTTCCTCAAAGGGTGCAGAAAAATATCAAGAAGACAGTTGAGGAAGACAAGGAGATTTTAGATGTATTCAGAAAATGTGCGGTTAACATTCCTCTCCTTGATGCAATTAAACAGATTCCTAAATATGCAAAATTCTTGAAAGACTTGTGCACACACAAGAGGAAGTTGAAGGAAAATGAGAGAATCAGTTTGGGACGAAATGTTTCTGCTTTCATTCAGCCCAAAActggttcctcagctaatgtctCAGTTATCAGTCAGACCATGCCAGAAAAGTGTGATGATCCAGGAGTTTTTGCTATTCCCTGTTCCATTGGGGATCGCAAGTTTGAAAATTGTATGCTTGATCTGGGAGCAGGTATTAATGTTATGCctacttctatttataataaCCTTGATCTTGGTCCTTTGCAGCCTACAGGTTTAATCGTGCAATTAGCAAATAGGAGCAATGCCCGCCCTGCTGGGAAGGTAGAAGATGTCCTGGTGCAAGTTAATGACTTGATTCTTCCTGCAGATTTCTACATTCTAGACATGGAGGGCGAAACTAATTCCAGCAGGGCACCCATCATTCTAGGCCGACCATTCATGAGAACGGCaagaacaaaagttgatgtttatGATGGAACCATGTCCATGGAGTTTGGCGACATTGTCGCTAAGTTTAACATTTTTGATGCCATGAAACATCCCGTGGAAGAACATTCTGTTTTTTATATGGATTTAGTTACTAACACTAACCTTTGCTCTGTTTGTGCTAAGATTGAATCTGATTTGCAGGATAATAACATTCATACAGGTGAAGTTGTTGTCAATGAGGCAGTCTGTACGGTTAAAGTTCTTGACATTCCGGCTGCCCCAACCAAACACTCCCATGATAAAGAAAAGACTACGCACTTCCATGATAAGATGatttccaaaaagaaattttctgTTGGCCAAAAAGTCTTGCTGTTTAAGTCTCGCCTGAAAGATATGGTTGGTAAGTTTCGATCCAAGTGGATTGGCCCCTTTGTCGTGACTAATGTTTTTCCTTCTGGTgctatagaaattaaaagtacAG CTTACCAGCATGGGACTGTAGCAGACAGGGTATTTCGAATGTGCAAAAACGAGGGCAGTGCAATGATAGGACGGGTTGCATCGTTATTTTGGTGCATTTGGCATAATCTAAATGACAAGATCTGGAATGACAATATTCAGTCCCCGAGCCAAGTTGGAAGCAGGACGTTCGTCGTTTGGAATGAGTGGTTTACTGTCCACCAACTGCAGCGTCATAACGTTGTTCTTGTTGAGGATCCTAGGCCGGTTCGGTGGGAGAAACCAAGAGTGGGATGA
- the LOC123890805 gene encoding RING-H2 finger protein ATL67-like has translation MSSPHSYFTNLGLGYSIAITLAFLVLLATLILSFYLCCRKNNNPNNNNNTLNYTDGIVLRLDTFIAENDEENQLGEENTVMGLEDNVINSYPRFQFSRDSATVLGQNPTCSICLCEYKDSEMLRMMPECRHYFHLYCLDSWLKLNGSCPVCRNSPLPTPLSTPLQEVVPLSQYGDDRRRRR, from the coding sequence ATGTCCTCTCCACACAGTTACTTCACCAATCTTGGCCTTGGCTACTCCATAGCCATAACCCTCGCTTTTCTTGTCCTCCTCGCCACTCTAATCCTCTCTTTCTACCTCTGTTGCCGCAAAAACAATAATcccaacaacaataacaacactCTTAACTACACTGACGGCATTGTTTTGCGACTTGACACATTCATAGCTGAAAACGATGAAGAAAATCAACTTGGAGAAGAGAACACAGTAATGGGTCTAGAAGACAATGTTATAAATTCGTATCCGAGGTTTCAGTTTAGCAGAGACAGTGCAACTGTTTTGGGACAGAACCCAACATGTTCTATTTGTTTGTGTGAGTACAAGGATTCAGAGATGCTGAGGATGATGCCTGAATGTCGTCATTACTTTCATCTCTATTGTCTTGATTCGTGGTTGAAGCTTAATGGGTCTTGTCCTGTTTGCCGAAACTCGCCGCTTCCGACACCACTTTCTACTCCACTTCAAGAGGTTGTTCCGCTTTCTCAGTATGGTGATGATCGGAGACGAAGGAGgtga